The Nocardioides houyundeii genome includes the window AGCGCGGTCACGGTGCCGACGCTGAGTCCCAGCTCCTGTCCCAGCACCGGCATGTAGGCCATCAGCAGGTCCATGCCGGTCAGCACGGTGAGGCTGGAGTAGATGGCTGGCTTCATGCCCTTGGTGGAGAGGATGCCCAGCGTGGACTGCTGTCCGTGAGCCGCGTCGACGCGGCTGACCACTTTGGTGTCACCGGGAGCGAAGACGAAGGCCAGGGGCACCGCGGCGAGCGCGATCACCGCCATCACCAGCAGCGCCGGACCGGTGCTCACGGCATCGGACCCGGTGTGGGTCAAGGTGGCGACGCCACCGGCGATCGGGAACCCGAGCATCTGGCCGACCGAGACGCCGAGGGTGAGCTGGCCGAACCGGCCGTCGACCTGGTCGGGTGCCGACCACAGGGCGATCACGCTCTGGCAGGCCACGGTGTGCAGCATCTGGGCGAGACCGAGCAGGGCGCTCGCGACGCCGAGCATCACCAGGTTCGAGCTGGTGGCCGCGATCAGCACCGCCACCACGGTCAGGACCAGGCCCAGCCGGAGCGTCAGCATCCCGAGTCCGCGGTCGACCGCGCGGCCGATGCGCAGCGCCACCAGCAGCGGCAGGATGGCGAAGGCTGCGGTGATGATGCCCACCGAGAGGCCGTCGCCGCCCAGGGCCAGGGCGCGGTAGGAGATCAGGGTCCGGACGCCGCTGAGCACGGAGTGGGACAGGACAGAGGCGAGTACGACGGCCAGGAACCAGGAGGGCCGTCTCAGGAGGGGCAAGTCAGGAGGTGGCCTCGGGGGCGAGTGGCTCGCTGCCCTTGGCACGGAGGTCGGCGTTGGTCTGGCGCAGCTGCCAGGCGTGTAGCACGTGGGTCCGCATCGCGACGCGGGCCGCAGCGCCGTCACGACGCTCCAGAGCGTCGATGATCCCGACGTGGTCGTGGTCGAGCGCCTGGCTGAAGGC containing:
- a CDS encoding MFS transporter produces the protein MPLLRRPSWFLAVVLASVLSHSVLSGVRTLISYRALALGGDGLSVGIITAAFAILPLLVALRIGRAVDRGLGMLTLRLGLVLTVVAVLIAATSSNLVMLGVASALLGLAQMLHTVACQSVIALWSAPDQVDGRFGQLTLGVSVGQMLGFPIAGGVATLTHTGSDAVSTGPALLVMAVIALAAVPLAFVFAPGDTKVVSRVDAAHGQQSTLGILSTKGMKPAIYSSLTVLTGMDLLMAYMPVLGQELGLSVGTVTALLTARTITSVLSRACMPVLLRRVPRRWLLVSATLASGIPMALVPLTSAVVPLTIAMLLMGFFWGIGQPLTMSWVTLVADSRNRAAALSVRLAGNRLGQVTVPVLAGALSGLVGVGAIFHASGLLLLSSGAVTFSATRGLPDGRADADA